GGTGCGATCGCATTTATCGTTCAATACACCCGCTACCAAGGACGCACAAGCACCTGTTCCACAAGCGAGGGTAATTCCAGCACCTCTTTCCCAAACGCGCATTTTCAAATAGTTACGATTGACTATTTCAATAAATTCGGTGTTGGTTTTTTTAGGAAATACGGGATGATTTTCAAATTGGGAACCAATGCTTTCTAAATTAATCGCCGCAACATCTTCCACAAAGGTGATACAGTGGGGATTTCCCATGCTGACACAGGTAACATCCCAAGTTTTCCCGGCTACTTCCAAGGGTTGATTAATGACTTGAAACTCACTAGGTGATAAAGTGGTAGGAATTTCTTCTGCTAATAACCGGGGTTCACCCATATCCACTTTAACTTGACCATCATCAGTGAGTTGGGGGGCAATCACACCTGCTAAGGTATGAAT
The DNA window shown above is from Anabaena sp. WA102 and carries:
- the dapF gene encoding diaminopimelate epimerase — its product is MAIEFTKYHGLGNDFILIDNRSSLTPVLTPEKAVQWCDRHFGIGADGVIFALPGQNGTDYTMRIFNSDGSEPEMCGNGIRCLAVFLTDLEGISRTKDKYHIHTLAGVIAPQLTDDGQVKVDMGEPRLLAEEIPTTLSPSEFQVINQPLEVAGKTWDVTCVSMGNPHCITFVEDVAAINLESIGSQFENHPVFPKKTNTEFIEIVNRNYLKMRVWERGAGITLACGTGACASLVAGVLNDKCDRTATIELPGGPLEIEWSELDNRIYMTGPAERVFTGKY